In the Manis javanica isolate MJ-LG chromosome 14, MJ_LKY, whole genome shotgun sequence genome, one interval contains:
- the LOC108391041 gene encoding olfactory receptor 5V1-like, translating to MDGYNLTTLTHFILMGLSDLPEVRYPLFVFFAVIYQVTLVGNGAILLAIRMEKKLRTPMYYFLANLSLLDIFCPSATVPKMLDNLLTGNHSISFLGCALQVYFLVALVGTEFFLLSVMAYDRYVAICFPLRYNLIMTEARCALLTAGTWAAGFLNSLLHTVSTFCLSFCKSNRINQYYCDIPPLVALSCSSKSMIDMVVLVERGILGIGAFLTTFISYIYIISAILKIQSVEGKRKAFSTCASHLLVVCLFYGTATFTYMQPSSGGHSPTGHSLIPMLYGVITPMLNPMIYSLRNREVKGAVSRVFCHGACLQEKQE from the coding sequence ATGGATGGCTACAATCTCACCACcttgactcactttatcctcatgGGGCTCTCTGACCTCCCCGAGGTGCGCTATCCTCTCTTTGTGTTCTTTGCCGTCATCTACCAGGTCACCTTGGTGGGAAATGGGGCCATTCTCTTGGCCATCAGGATGGAGAAGAAACTACGCACACCCATGTATTACTTTCTGGCCAATCTTTCCCTCTTAGACATATTCTGCCCATCAGCTACTGTCCCCAAGATGCTGGACAACCTCTTGACTGGGAATCACAGCATTTCCTTCCTGGGCTGTGCTTTGCAGGTTTACTTCCTGGTGGCCCTGGTAGGAActgaattcttccttctcagtgtcaTGGCTTATGACCGGTACGTGGCCATCTGCTTCCCTCTTCGATACAATCTCATTATGACCGAGGCTCGCTGTGCCCTGCTCACAGCTGGGACCTGGGCAGCAGGGTTTCTCAATTCCCTCCTTCATACTGTGTCCactttctgcctgtctttctgcaaATCCAATCGGATTAACCAGTATTACTGTGACATCCCCCCATTGGTGGCCCTCTCCTGCTCATCCAAGTCCATGATAGACATGGTCGTGTTAGTGGAAAGAGGGATTTTGGGGATTGGTGCCTTCCTGACCACATTTATCTCTTACATCTACATCATATCTGCCATCCTGAAGATCCAGTCAGTGGAAGGGAAGCgcaaagccttctccacatgtgcctcccacctcctggtggtCTGCTTGTTCTATGGCACAGCCACATTCACCTACATGCAACCGTCTTCCGGTGGACACTCTCCCACTGGTCACAGCCTCATCCCCATGCTCTATGGGGTTATTACCCCAATGTTAAACCCCATGATCTACAgcttgaggaacagagaggtgaAAGGCGCAGTCAGCAGGGTCTTCTGTCATGGAGCATGTTTACAGGAAAAGCAAGAGTAA